In one window of Constrictibacter sp. MBR-5 DNA:
- a CDS encoding RraA family protein has protein sequence MTDAPLNEAELAALRALDTPTVCNALEIVAPERRGYGYTVDPLVCPFPDLPPIVGYARTATMRSMRPSGLGDIPARDVRIGYYEYASKGSVPKITVIQDLDGQRAGYGAFWGEVNSNIHKALGSLGVVTDGCIRDLDAIPEGFQMIAGSIKPSHAYVHIVDYGCQVNVAGMTVMHDDLIHADRHGAVVIPKAVARKVAEAAAQIAAKEKVILDVCKGPDFSFDKLKAAMIGPQDVH, from the coding sequence ATGACTGACGCGCCCTTGAACGAAGCGGAACTCGCCGCCCTGCGCGCCCTCGACACGCCGACCGTCTGCAATGCGCTCGAGATCGTGGCGCCGGAGCGCCGCGGCTACGGCTATACCGTCGACCCGCTGGTCTGCCCCTTCCCCGACCTGCCGCCGATCGTGGGATATGCGCGCACCGCGACGATGCGCTCGATGCGCCCCTCGGGCTTGGGCGACATCCCGGCGCGCGACGTGCGTATCGGCTACTACGAATATGCCAGCAAGGGCTCGGTGCCGAAGATCACCGTCATCCAGGACCTGGACGGCCAGCGCGCCGGCTACGGCGCCTTCTGGGGCGAGGTGAACTCCAACATCCACAAGGCGCTGGGCTCGCTGGGCGTCGTGACCGACGGCTGCATCCGCGACCTGGACGCGATCCCGGAAGGCTTCCAGATGATCGCCGGCAGCATCAAGCCGAGCCATGCCTACGTCCACATCGTCGATTATGGCTGCCAGGTGAACGTCGCCGGCATGACCGTCATGCACGACGACCTGATCCACGCCGACCGGCACGGCGCCGTCGTCATCCCGAAGGCGGTCGCCCGCAAGGTCGCCGAGGCCGCGGCGCAGATCGCCGCCAAGGAGAAGGTCATCCTCGACGTCTGCAAGGGCCCGGACTTCTCCTTCGACAAGCTGAAGGCCGCGATGATCGGCCCGCAGGACGTCCACTAG